The following are encoded together in the Culex pipiens pallens isolate TS chromosome 1, TS_CPP_V2, whole genome shotgun sequence genome:
- the LOC120430077 gene encoding uncharacterized protein LOC120430077 encodes MAENVKKKVLRRRFAFKFVLNFLQNIIGRDSRAVWIPDKGKALEMAPTGLHNFDGSCKLLLELVFEPDRSGKRPNETMVPGLHNIGGPCRLLPEVVDRIVRTRTSGQKIQGSAFRRYRLSEQCTT; translated from the exons ATGgcggaaaatgtgaaaaagaaGGTTTTGCGGCGTCGGTTTGCTTTCAAATTTGTcttaaattttctacaaaatatcATCGGGCGTGATTCTCGTGCAGTGTGGATTCCGGATAAGGGTAAGGCGCTGGAGATGGCCCCAACGGGGCTACACAACTTCGACGGATCGTGCAAGTTACTTCTGGAGTTGGTTTTCGAACCAGATCGTAGCGGCAAACGTCCAAACGAGACGATGGTTCCAGGGCTGCACAACATCGGCGGGCCGTGCAGATTGCTTCCGGAGGTGGTGGACCGTATCGTTAGAACCAG GACATCAGGACAGAAAATACAAGGCTCGGCGTTCCGCAGGTACCGGCTGAGTGAACAGTGCACCACTTGA